GCGACGATACGCCGCTCAAGGCGCCATCGGGCCAGCCGATCATGACCAGCCGGGTGATTGCCGATCTGGTCGCCTATCTCGAAGGGATTCAGCAGTGAGCGGACACCACATCACCGATTACGCGATCCTGAGCAACGAGGATTCCCGTGTTTTGGAAAAGAAGGTCGCGGCCGCCATCCATGACGGATGGCAGCCTTTCGGCTCGCTTGGCGTCATCCCGCGCGGTGACGGGTTTGCCGCGATTTTTGCCCAGCCGATGGTGAAATATACCGATCACTTCGGCTAGGGTCGTCGCG
This portion of the Octadecabacter sp. SW4 genome encodes:
- a CDS encoding DUF1737 domain-containing protein; amino-acid sequence: MSGHHITDYAILSNEDSRVLEKKVAAAIHDGWQPFGSLGVIPRGDGFAAIFAQPMVKYTDHFG